A region of the Desulfobacter postgatei 2ac9 genome:
TCGTTAGTGCCAAGGATTTCCCTTCCCACACGCAGCAGCTTTGTCTGTCCTGCGTTATCCAGAATATCCATTTCATAGATATTTCGTTCCTCGTCAAATTCGATATCCCGGGGCGTATATCCTTTGTCCTTCAAGGTCATGGAGAGGGCCTCAAGGTTGCTTTTTTCTTCCAGGAAGCGTTTTGAACTGACCCCTTCCGTGATCAGGGTAAACAGAAGATCCGTATCAAAGTCGCGTTTGTGGAGCTGGTTCATGCTGTTGTAGTAGTCTGTCATGTTCAGCAAAAATGCATAGAATTCATCTTCGGTCAGGGGCGTGTCCTGGTCGTTGATCACGATCTGTTTCTGGGATGAAATTCTGCGGATCAGGTAATCGGCGTATTCATTTTCATTTTTCAGGTATACGCCGGTTTTCCTTGATCCCACCCTGAAAAGCGGGGGCTGGGCAATATACAGATAGCCCTTTGATATCAGATCCGGCATCTGGCGGTAAAAAAAGGTGAGAAGCAGGGTCCGGATATGGGAGCCGTCCACGTCCGCATCCGTCATGATAACTACCTTATGATAGCGGATTTTTTCTATGTTGTACTCTTCCCTGCCCGCGCCTGTGCCCAGAACCGTAATGATATTTTTTATCTCGTCACTTCTGAGAATTTTGTCGAACCGGGCCTTTTCCACATTCAGGATTTTACCTTTCAACGGAAGGATGGCCTGGAATCTGCGGTCCCGGCCCTGTTTGGCAGAGCCGCCTGCAGAGTCGCCCTCCACAAGGAAGAGTTCACGCTCTGCAGGATCGGCAAACTGGCATTCGGCAAGTTTGCCGGGCAATGTGGAGTCAAGCAATGTTCCCTTTTTATGGGCAAGCTCCCTGGCCCGTTTGGCCGCATCCCTGGCCCGTGCCGCATCCACACCCTTGGCGATGATCTTTTTGGCTACATTGGGATTTTCTTCCAGGAACTGGCCCAGTTTTTCATTGAGCAGCGATTCAACAATGCCCTTGACCTCATTGTTGCCCAGTTTTGTTTTGGTCTGGCCTTCAAACTGGGGCTCCATAAGCTTGACCGAGATGATGACGGCCAACCCCTCTCTCATGTCATCCCCGCTGATCTTGATGCTCTGCATGTTTTTGGGCAGAGTGGCGTTGCCTGAGATATAGGCATTCACCGTACGGGTCAGGGCACCTTTAAACCCGGATACATGGGCTCCGCCCTCAATGGTCCTGATATTGTTGGCAAAAGAGTACAGTTTCTCCTTAAAGGTGTCATTGTACTGGATGGCCACCTCTATCTGGACATCGTTTTTATCCCCTTCAATGTGGATGGGATCGTGCAAGGGCGTACAGGACCGGTTCAGATATTCCACAAAGGAGACGATTCCGCCTTCATAATAAAACTCATCCTTCTGGGCGGATCGCTCGTCTTCTATGACGATTTTGATCCCTTTGTTCAAAAAAGCCAGTTCCCGCATACGCCGGGACAAGGTGTCATAGCTGAACTCATTTTGGTTCATAATGGTGAAATCCGGGGAAAACGTGATCCTGGTTCCCTGTTTTTCCGTATCGCCTATGACTTCAAGTTCAGTGCGTTTGTGCCCTTTGGAATAGGTCTGGTTGTATATTTTGCCGTTTTTGAACACCTCCATGATCAGACGTTCGGACAAGGCATTGACAACGGAGATACCGACACCGTGAAGGCCGCCGGAAACTTTATA
Encoded here:
- the gyrB gene encoding DNA topoisomerase (ATP-hydrolyzing) subunit B, which translates into the protein MNKNQGSKDYGAGAIKVLEGLEAVRKRPSMYIGNVDLEGLHHLVYEVVDNCIDEAMAGYCDTVLVTIHEDMSVSVEDNGRGIPVEIHETEHIPACEVVMTKLHAGGKFDKGAYKVSGGLHGVGISVVNALSERLIMEVFKNGKIYNQTYSKGHKRTELEVIGDTEKQGTRITFSPDFTIMNQNEFSYDTLSRRMRELAFLNKGIKIVIEDERSAQKDEFYYEGGIVSFVEYLNRSCTPLHDPIHIEGDKNDVQIEVAIQYNDTFKEKLYSFANNIRTIEGGAHVSGFKGALTRTVNAYISGNATLPKNMQSIKISGDDMREGLAVIISVKLMEPQFEGQTKTKLGNNEVKGIVESLLNEKLGQFLEENPNVAKKIIAKGVDAARARDAAKRARELAHKKGTLLDSTLPGKLAECQFADPAERELFLVEGDSAGGSAKQGRDRRFQAILPLKGKILNVEKARFDKILRSDEIKNIITVLGTGAGREEYNIEKIRYHKVVIMTDADVDGSHIRTLLLTFFYRQMPDLISKGYLYIAQPPLFRVGSRKTGVYLKNENEYADYLIRRISSQKQIVINDQDTPLTEDEFYAFLLNMTDYYNSMNQLHKRDFDTDLLFTLITEGVSSKRFLEEKSNLEALSMTLKDKGYTPRDIEFDEERNIYEMDILDNAGQTKLLRVGREILGTNDYQKMRQAYEKIQGLNRPPFSLSSKAADAKTVNILEDLQGLYEFLMAEAKKGINIQRYKGLGEMNADQLWETTMNPEKRIMLRVDIEDAEKADEIFTLLMGEEVEPRRNFIQKHALEVSSLDY